Proteins encoded in a region of the Lolium rigidum isolate FL_2022 unplaced genomic scaffold, APGP_CSIRO_Lrig_0.1 contig_20190_1, whole genome shotgun sequence genome:
- the LOC124680556 gene encoding transcription factor RF2a-like has translation MNKDRSRISADGGGDGLPPRRSATPPPEYDISRMPDFPTRNPGHRRAHSEILSLPDDLDLSAPGGGDGPSLSDENDDELFSMFLDVDKLNSSCGPSSEAESSSAAAAGGTAHGARPKHQHSQSMDESMSIKAEELMGAPGMEGMSTVEAKKAVSAAKLAELALVDPKRAKRIWANRQSAARSKERKMRYIGELERKVQTLQTEATTLSAQLALLQRDTSGLTSENSELKLRLQTMEQQVHLQDALNDTLKTEVQRLKVATGQMSNGGGMLMNYGGMSQTAHQFGGNQQMFHNNQSMQSLLATHQLQQLQLQQHPQQQQRPQQHHQQQLHPLQAHQFQQAARDLKMKGPMGGSQSMWGDGKSSGGSGM, from the exons atgaacaaggacaggTCCCGGATCTCGGCAGACGGCGGGGGCGACGGCCTGCCGCCGCGCCGCTCGGCGACTCCCCCGCCGGAGTACGACATCAGCCGCATGCCGGACTTCCCCACCAGGAACCCGGGCCACCGCCGCGCGCACTCCGAGATCCTCAGCCTCCCCGACGACCTCGACCTCAGCGCACCCGGGGGCGGCGACGGGCCCTCGCTCTCGGATGAGAACGACGACGAGCTCTTCTCCATGTTCCTTGACGTGGACAAGCTCAACTCTTCCTGCGGGCCCTCGTCGGAGGCGGAGTCGtcgtccgccgctgccgccggaggGACGGCCCACGGGGCGAGGCCCAAGCACCAGCACAGCCAGTCCATGGACGAGTCGATGTCGATCAAGGCGGAGGAGCTGATGGGGGCGCCCGGGATGGAGGGGATGTCCACTGTGGAGGCCAAGAAGGCGGTGTCCGCGGCCAAGCTGGCTGAGCTTGCTCTTGTCGACCCGAAGAGGGCGAAAAG GATTTGGGCAAACAGGCAATCCGCTGCAAGATCGAAGGAAAGGAAAATGCGCTATATTGGTGAACTTGAGCGCAAGGTGCAAACCCTGCAGACAGAAGCAACAACATTGTCAGCCCAGTTGGCATTGCTACAG AGAGATACCAGCGGACTAACAAGTGAGAATAGTGAATTGAAGCTACGTCTGCAGACCATGGAGCAGCAAGTCCACCTACAAGATG CTCTAAATGACACCCTGAAAACGGAGGTTCAGCGGCTGAAGGTCGCGACAGGCCAGATGTCAAACGGTGGAGGGATGTTGATGAACTATGGCGGAATGTCACAGACGGCACACCAGTTTGGAGGCAACCAGCAGATGTTCCACAACAACCAATCCATGCAGTCTCTGCTTGCGACGCACCAGCTGCAACAGCTCCAGCTCCAGCAACATccccagcagcagcagcgcccTCAACAGCACCACCAGCAGCAACTGCACCCATTGCAAGCACATCAATTCCAGCAAGCGGCACGTGACCTCAAGATGAAAGGGCCGATGGGCGGCTCCCAGAGCATGTGGGGTGATGGCAAGTCATCAGGAGGCAGCGGCATGTGA